Proteins co-encoded in one Kribbella qitaiheensis genomic window:
- a CDS encoding RNA polymerase sigma factor translates to MAILARVRGGDPSAYAELVLLHASVAKRTAVFLGAGSEADDVVQESFVKAYRGLGGFRKEAAFRPWLLRIVANETRNLQRSRTRRTRREELAALPESVLDPADEAAVGERRRELLTAVRALPEHYRLVVTCRYLLELDEQETATVLGWPRGTVKSRLHRALGRLRTQLPDKEVQR, encoded by the coding sequence GTGGCGATTCTGGCTCGGGTGCGTGGTGGGGATCCCTCCGCGTACGCAGAGCTGGTGCTGCTGCACGCGTCGGTGGCCAAGCGGACGGCGGTGTTCCTCGGGGCCGGGTCCGAGGCGGATGACGTTGTGCAGGAGTCGTTCGTCAAGGCGTACCGCGGGCTTGGCGGCTTCCGGAAAGAGGCGGCGTTCAGACCGTGGTTGCTGCGCATCGTGGCGAACGAGACGCGCAACCTCCAGCGTTCACGGACTCGCCGGACGCGTCGCGAGGAGTTGGCCGCGCTGCCGGAGAGCGTGCTGGATCCGGCTGACGAGGCGGCAGTAGGTGAGCGCCGACGCGAGCTGCTGACCGCAGTACGGGCTCTACCTGAGCACTACCGGCTAGTGGTGACGTGCCGGTACCTGCTGGAGCTGGACGAGCAGGAGACGGCGACAGTACTCGGCTGGCCACGCGGCACGGTCAAGTCGCGACTGCACAGAGCACTGGGACGACTGCGGACACAACTACCCGACAAGGAGGTGCAGCGATGA